In the Thermococcus sp. MAR1 genome, one interval contains:
- a CDS encoding peroxiredoxin, giving the protein MKIGEHAPDFVLKDQDGEEFRLGDFRGKKVLLSFHPLAWTGICEKQMKALEENYERFESLNVVPVGISVDPVPSKKAWAEHIGLKKLRILSDFWPHGEVAKLYGLFREKEGFSERANVLIDEEGKVAFFKVYPIREVPDLGEILGLLKA; this is encoded by the coding sequence ATGAAGATTGGAGAACATGCCCCGGATTTCGTTCTGAAAGACCAAGACGGTGAGGAATTCAGGCTGGGCGATTTCAGGGGAAAGAAGGTTCTGCTGTCCTTCCACCCGCTGGCGTGGACTGGGATATGTGAGAAGCAGATGAAGGCCCTGGAGGAGAACTACGAACGCTTTGAGAGTCTGAACGTTGTCCCCGTCGGGATAAGCGTTGATCCAGTGCCGAGCAAGAAGGCCTGGGCCGAACACATCGGTCTTAAAAAGCTCAGGATTCTGAGCGACTTCTGGCCACACGGTGAAGTGGCGAAGCTCTACGGCCTGTTCCGCGAAAAGGAGGGCTTCTCAGAGAGGGCAAACGTCCTCATAGACGAAGAAGGAAAGGTTGCGTTCTTCAAGGTCTACCCGATAAGGGAAGTGCCAGACTTAGGGGAGATCCTTGGACTTCTGAAGGCGTGA
- a CDS encoding ferritin family protein encodes MNELEALALALEVEKAELKFYLNLAKKTKDEKAKKMFLFLAGEEAEHWEVFEEKFLESVVEKCQLPAINEELLEKLLVKAENIDSEVDAVKIGMEQEKLTWEFYEKAAREAEHEAVRRIFEELAKVEKAHYELLKAQYDSVMKTGIWMDYQDFSLEVD; translated from the coding sequence ATGAACGAGCTTGAAGCGCTGGCCTTAGCCCTTGAAGTTGAGAAAGCTGAGCTAAAGTTCTATCTAAACCTGGCAAAGAAAACCAAGGATGAGAAGGCAAAGAAAATGTTCCTGTTTTTAGCGGGGGAAGAGGCCGAACACTGGGAGGTCTTCGAGGAGAAGTTCCTTGAAAGTGTGGTGGAGAAGTGTCAGTTGCCGGCAATAAACGAGGAACTCCTTGAGAAGCTTCTCGTTAAGGCCGAAAACATTGACAGTGAAGTTGATGCCGTGAAAATCGGTATGGAGCAGGAAAAGCTGACCTGGGAATTCTACGAGAAAGCCGCGAGAGAGGCGGAGCACGAAGCGGTGAGGAGAATCTTTGAGGAACTGGCAAAGGTTGAGAAGGCCCACTACGAACTCCTGAAAGCCCAGTACGATTCGGTCATGAAGACCGGCATCTGGATGGACTACCAGGACTTCAGCCTTGAGGTGGACTGA
- the dps gene encoding DNA protection during starvation protein, translating to MSEHNRRLVEKAGIDVEKLLDMLLRAAAAEFTTYYYYTILRNHAAGMEGETIKEIIEDARLEDRNHFEALVPRIYELGGELPRDIVDFSKMAWCRDAYLPEEPTVENILKVLLEAERCAVGVYTEICKYTFGKDPRTYDLALAILHEEIEHEAWFEELLTGKPSGHFRRTKPGESPFVSKFLR from the coding sequence ATGTCTGAACACAACCGAAGACTTGTTGAGAAGGCCGGAATAGACGTGGAAAAACTTCTGGATATGCTGCTAAGGGCCGCAGCCGCGGAGTTTACGACCTATTACTACTACACGATTCTGAGAAACCATGCGGCAGGCATGGAGGGCGAGACGATAAAGGAGATAATCGAAGATGCACGCCTTGAAGATAGAAACCACTTCGAGGCCTTAGTCCCAAGGATTTACGAGCTTGGCGGTGAGCTCCCGAGGGACATCGTTGACTTCTCCAAGATGGCCTGGTGCCGCGACGCTTACCTCCCAGAGGAGCCGACCGTTGAGAACATCCTTAAGGTCCTCCTTGAGGCAGAGCGCTGTGCAGTCGGCGTTTATACCGAGATATGCAAGTACACCTTTGGGAAAGACCCGAGGACGTATGACTTAGCTTTAGCCATACTCCATGAGGAGATCGAGCACGAGGCATGGTTTGAGGAGCTCCTCACCGGCAAGCCGAGCGGCCACTTCAGGAGAACAAAACCCGGGGAGAGCCCCTTCGTCTCGAAGTTCCTGAGGTGA
- a CDS encoding iron-sulfur cluster assembly protein yields the protein MKVYMPGRDWPEHYRAVLEELANITDPVTGGDILDSGVVAGLEVSEDTLKVWLNFESHAEYNITGASAIAYSKIIGDIIERFALVRFQNVYVYDLKNNPVGVFENRKGYTIEDISTERV from the coding sequence ATGAAGGTTTACATGCCTGGTAGGGACTGGCCGGAACACTACAGGGCGGTGCTTGAGGAGCTGGCGAACATAACCGACCCGGTCACAGGAGGGGACATCCTGGACTCCGGTGTCGTGGCCGGTCTTGAGGTTAGCGAGGATACCCTCAAAGTCTGGCTCAACTTTGAGAGCCACGCCGAGTACAACATAACCGGCGCGAGTGCGATAGCATACTCAAAGATAATCGGGGACATAATTGAGCGCTTTGCCCTGGTAAGGTTCCAGAACGTCTACGTCTACGACCTTAAGAACAACCCCGTGGGAGTTTTTGAGAACAGGAAGGGCTACACCATTGAGGACATCAGCACTGAGAGGGTCTGA
- a CDS encoding Fur family transcriptional regulator — MWREKALQRLRESGYKLTPQRLKLIEVLEELGPSHPSLTEVLAEIREDFPTMSFSTLYSNLITLKELKLVELFSLDGETRVELNTEPHINLISGGKVIDLNDHEIIERIREKTGRRVKLVNVWVE; from the coding sequence ATGTGGAGAGAAAAGGCCCTACAAAGACTCAGGGAGAGCGGTTACAAACTCACGCCCCAGCGCCTCAAGCTTATCGAAGTCCTTGAGGAGCTTGGGCCGTCCCACCCTTCCCTGACTGAAGTGCTGGCTGAAATAAGGGAGGATTTTCCAACGATGAGCTTTTCGACGCTTTACTCCAACCTGATAACGTTAAAGGAGCTCAAACTCGTGGAACTCTTCTCATTAGATGGGGAGACGAGGGTTGAGCTTAACACCGAACCCCATATAAACCTGATAAGCGGGGGCAAAGTCATTGACCTCAACGACCACGAGATAATTGAAAGGATAAGGGAGAAAACGGGCAGAAGGGTCAAGCTCGTCAATGTTTGGGTGGAATGA
- a CDS encoding rubrerythrin family protein, with amino-acid sequence MVVKRKMTRKFLEDAFAGESMAHMKYLIFAEQAEREGYPNIAKLFRAIAHAEFVHAKNHFIALGHLGKTPENLQTGIDGETYEVEEMYPVFKNTAEFQGEKDAVRTTHYALEAEKIHAELYAKAKELAESGKDIEIKKVYICPVCGYTAVDEAPEYCPVCGAPREKFVVFE; translated from the coding sequence ATGGTAGTGAAGAGAAAGATGACCCGAAAGTTTCTGGAGGATGCCTTCGCCGGCGAAAGCATGGCCCACATGAAGTACTTGATTTTCGCCGAGCAGGCTGAGAGGGAAGGATACCCGAATATAGCCAAGCTCTTCAGGGCAATAGCCCACGCTGAGTTTGTCCATGCCAAGAACCACTTCATAGCTCTCGGACACCTCGGCAAGACGCCGGAAAACCTTCAGACAGGTATAGACGGCGAGACCTACGAGGTCGAGGAGATGTATCCCGTCTTCAAAAACACCGCGGAATTCCAGGGTGAGAAAGACGCGGTGAGGACGACCCACTACGCCCTGGAAGCCGAGAAGATACACGCGGAGCTTTACGCCAAGGCTAAGGAGCTCGCCGAGAGCGGGAAGGACATTGAAATAAAGAAGGTCTACATCTGCCCTGTCTGCGGCTATACTGCCGTCGATGAGGCTCCCGAGTACTGCCCGGTGTGTGGAGCCCCCAGGGAGAAGTTCGTGGTCTTTGAATGA
- a CDS encoding iron-sulfur cluster assembly protein, giving the protein MSLFNFLKPRKTPKRRPREDLPPEVFEVVRILERVKDPETELNIVEEGLLYGLTVKEGNVEVFLLMARSTPECHACQMLAVNVQGKILNDIVSVLKQEGFNKIKVYNEIGLLLAEG; this is encoded by the coding sequence TTGAGCCTCTTTAACTTTCTCAAACCTCGAAAAACACCAAAAAGACGCCCCCGGGAGGACCTCCCCCCAGAAGTCTTCGAGGTCGTCAGAATCCTGGAAAGGGTAAAAGACCCCGAGACCGAGTTGAACATCGTGGAGGAAGGCCTTCTCTACGGCCTGACTGTAAAGGAAGGGAACGTTGAGGTCTTTCTCCTGATGGCCAGATCAACGCCGGAGTGCCACGCGTGTCAGATGCTAGCCGTGAACGTCCAAGGCAAGATTTTAAACGATATAGTTTCCGTTCTGAAGCAGGAAGGATTTAATAAGATAAAGGTTTACAATGAAATTGGACTGTTGCTAGCGGAGGGATGA
- a CDS encoding FAD-dependent oxidoreductase encodes MRLVIVGNGPGGVELAKSLAGEFDVTVVEKENLPHYSKPMLSHYIAGFIPEERLFPYSLDWYGGKGINLLLGTEAKLIDRFRKVLVTDNGEVPYDVLVMATGARAREPAIPGREHILTLRTLRDAKLMRERLREEGEVTILGGGFIALELAGNLSKAGYTVRLVHRRKGLLGLDEELSGIIKEKLEAVGVEFHLEARALGADEDGLKTDRGYIKGRLKVCAFGIVPNKELALRSGIHTGRGILVDDHFRTSARNVYAIGDCAELGGVIGGTAKAAVEQAKVLANLLRGVEDRYDFSFRSAFFKFADFSVALIGRTKGKGEWLDESAKVFREGDKTVGAVVIGNIKKAFRLEKAIKEGLPID; translated from the coding sequence GTGAGACTCGTCATAGTTGGAAACGGACCCGGGGGCGTTGAGCTGGCCAAGAGCCTAGCGGGCGAATTCGATGTAACAGTGGTGGAAAAGGAAAACCTCCCACACTACTCCAAGCCCATGCTGAGCCACTACATAGCGGGCTTTATTCCCGAGGAGAGGCTCTTTCCATATTCTCTTGACTGGTACGGAGGGAAGGGCATAAACCTGCTCCTTGGGACGGAGGCGAAGCTTATCGACAGGTTCCGCAAGGTCCTCGTGACCGATAACGGCGAGGTACCCTACGACGTCCTCGTCATGGCAACCGGAGCGAGGGCCAGGGAACCGGCGATTCCGGGCAGAGAGCATATTTTAACGCTCAGAACCCTCAGAGATGCAAAGCTCATGAGGGAACGCCTCAGGGAGGAGGGCGAGGTGACGATCCTCGGCGGGGGATTCATAGCGCTCGAACTGGCCGGAAACCTCTCCAAAGCAGGCTACACTGTTCGGCTCGTTCACAGGAGAAAGGGCCTCCTCGGCCTCGACGAAGAACTGAGCGGGATCATAAAAGAAAAACTTGAAGCCGTTGGGGTCGAGTTCCACCTTGAAGCGAGGGCCTTAGGGGCGGACGAAGATGGCCTGAAAACGGATAGGGGCTACATCAAAGGCAGACTGAAGGTCTGCGCCTTTGGGATAGTGCCTAACAAAGAGCTGGCCCTGAGGAGCGGTATCCACACCGGAAGGGGAATACTGGTGGACGACCACTTTAGGACCTCGGCCAGGAACGTTTACGCTATAGGGGACTGCGCGGAACTGGGAGGAGTCATTGGAGGAACCGCCAAAGCAGCTGTGGAGCAGGCGAAGGTTCTCGCCAACCTTCTAAGGGGAGTCGAGGATCGCTACGACTTCTCATTCCGCTCGGCATTCTTCAAGTTCGCCGACTTCAGCGTGGCCCTCATCGGACGGACGAAGGGAAAAGGCGAATGGCTCGATGAGAGTGCCAAGGTCTTCCGCGAGGGGGATAAAACCGTCGGTGCAGTTGTCATAGGTAACATAAAGAAAGCGTTCCGGCTCGAAAAGGCCATTAAAGAGGGACTGCCTATTGACTGA
- a CDS encoding thiamine pyrophosphate-dependent enzyme yields MNLPTGREAFEPRRPGSKDIAWCPGCGNFGIRNILISALAELGLKPSEVAIISGIGQAAKMPHYINANGYHTLHGRAIPIATGVKASNPELTVIAEGGDGDMYAEGGNHLLHAIRRNPDITVLIHDNQVYGLTKGQASPTTMVGMKTPTQPWGVFEEPFNPIALAIAMNASFVARTFMGYFRESVEIIKKAIQHKGLAIVDILHPCVSFNKVNTYAWYREHTYWMDDHDPHDREAAFKRALEEDPLPLGIFYVNEKPTFEESVPAYRVDKRPLWKREPRLDLVGKFFEGKRA; encoded by the coding sequence ATGAACCTTCCAACCGGCAGGGAGGCCTTTGAGCCCAGGAGGCCGGGGAGCAAGGATATAGCCTGGTGTCCCGGCTGTGGAAACTTCGGGATAAGGAACATCCTCATATCCGCTTTAGCTGAACTCGGCCTGAAGCCGAGCGAAGTGGCGATAATCAGCGGAATAGGACAGGCGGCCAAGATGCCCCACTACATCAACGCCAACGGCTACCACACGCTCCACGGCAGGGCGATACCGATAGCGACCGGTGTCAAGGCTTCTAATCCAGAGCTGACGGTCATAGCAGAGGGCGGGGACGGCGACATGTATGCAGAGGGAGGCAACCATCTGCTCCACGCGATAAGGAGGAACCCGGACATAACCGTCCTAATCCATGACAACCAGGTTTATGGCCTTACAAAGGGACAGGCGTCGCCGACGACGATGGTCGGAATGAAGACACCTACCCAGCCCTGGGGAGTCTTTGAGGAGCCTTTCAACCCAATCGCGTTGGCCATAGCCATGAACGCCTCCTTTGTCGCCAGAACCTTCATGGGCTACTTCAGGGAGAGCGTGGAGATAATCAAGAAGGCAATCCAGCATAAGGGTTTGGCCATAGTTGACATCCTCCACCCGTGCGTCAGCTTCAACAAGGTGAACACCTACGCCTGGTACAGGGAGCACACCTACTGGATGGACGATCACGACCCGCACGACAGGGAGGCGGCATTCAAGAGGGCCCTGGAGGAGGATCCGCTCCCCCTGGGAATCTTTTACGTCAACGAGAAGCCGACCTTTGAGGAGAGCGTTCCGGCTTACAGGGTGGACAAGAGACCCCTCTGGAAGCGCGAGCCGAGACTCGACCTCGTTGGGAAGTTCTTCGAGGGCAAGAGGGCCTGA
- a CDS encoding FprA family A-type flavoprotein — MPDVKVERILDDPELYIIRVDDDRIRYFEATWDIPEGITYNAYLMKLEGATILFDLSKAEYTDLFMKALRKLVDPKEITHVVVHHTEPDHTGALPAFLEANGYKAKLIGTSFAKRFLEGFYGEKVVENFHTIKDGEEMEIGGRTFRFITVPWLHWPDTMITYAVEDRLIFSCDAGGGYGIPNAIDDSDEKVVEEYLPHVTKYIVTVIGHYHKYIVQNIKKLKGLGIVEEARMILPGHGLIWRKNPARIFEHYEAVGAGKVTKGKVLVLYDSMYGFVERRMEIVLDELRKHGLKPVVYRFTDKEAPAVSDILGEVPDSEAIIIGASTYEAEIHPRIRYALYEIVDKANYEKPVLIVGAFGWAGVAGKKIETLITRSKFDHVDTVESRGMPRPEDEERLREGVRKLVAWIS; from the coding sequence ATGCCCGATGTGAAAGTTGAGAGGATTCTTGACGATCCGGAGCTCTACATAATCCGGGTCGATGACGACAGGATAAGGTACTTCGAGGCCACCTGGGACATTCCCGAGGGCATAACCTACAACGCTTACCTGATGAAGCTTGAGGGTGCGACGATTCTCTTCGACCTTAGCAAGGCCGAATACACCGACCTCTTCATGAAGGCCCTCAGAAAGCTGGTCGATCCAAAGGAGATAACCCACGTGGTTGTTCACCACACTGAACCCGACCATACCGGGGCCCTGCCTGCTTTCCTTGAAGCCAACGGCTATAAAGCCAAGCTCATAGGCACGAGCTTTGCAAAGCGCTTCTTAGAAGGCTTCTACGGCGAGAAAGTCGTTGAGAACTTCCACACAATCAAGGACGGGGAGGAGATGGAGATAGGTGGCAGGACGTTCCGCTTCATAACCGTCCCCTGGCTCCACTGGCCGGACACGATGATAACATACGCCGTTGAGGACAGGCTCATATTCAGCTGCGACGCCGGCGGCGGCTATGGAATACCGAACGCCATAGACGACAGCGACGAAAAGGTTGTGGAGGAATACCTGCCCCACGTGACGAAATACATAGTGACCGTCATAGGCCACTACCACAAGTACATCGTCCAGAACATCAAGAAGCTCAAGGGGCTCGGGATAGTAGAGGAGGCGAGAATGATACTCCCCGGCCACGGGCTCATCTGGCGGAAGAACCCTGCCAGGATATTCGAGCACTACGAGGCCGTCGGAGCGGGGAAGGTCACGAAGGGCAAGGTTCTGGTGCTCTACGACTCCATGTACGGCTTTGTGGAGCGGAGGATGGAGATAGTCCTCGACGAGCTGAGGAAGCACGGGCTGAAGCCCGTCGTCTACCGGTTCACGGACAAGGAAGCCCCCGCGGTAAGCGACATTCTCGGCGAAGTCCCCGACAGTGAGGCGATAATCATCGGTGCCTCGACCTATGAGGCAGAGATACACCCACGCATACGCTATGCCCTCTACGAGATAGTGGACAAGGCCAACTACGAGAAGCCCGTGCTCATCGTCGGGGCCTTCGGCTGGGCCGGCGTTGCGGGTAAGAAGATAGAGACCCTGATAACCCGCAGCAAGTTCGACCACGTTGACACCGTCGAGAGCAGGGGGATGCCCAGGCCTGAGGACGAGGAGCGGCTCAGAGAGGGTGTCAGGAAGCTCGTGGCGTGGATCTCATGA
- a CDS encoding ferritin family protein, with the protein MEDVLDKLAQLSPKEILGYAIASEEDAKRFYETLASTSGALLGDFFRELAKAEEGHRAILIKLHETLFGDTSYVVPEGIPFAETSVKVDTVANLIEAMRVALVNEKTAERIYRHLGEVLPEHRGIFGFLAAQERAHYASIRSHVEYLEDLTQGQPEYVNAPVEFFGAQLELYLGPRTRR; encoded by the coding sequence ATGGAGGATGTTCTTGATAAACTTGCCCAGCTCTCCCCCAAGGAGATACTGGGCTACGCCATTGCCTCGGAGGAGGATGCAAAACGGTTCTACGAAACTCTTGCATCAACAAGCGGGGCCCTTCTGGGAGACTTCTTCAGGGAGCTGGCCAAGGCCGAAGAGGGCCATAGAGCAATATTGATCAAACTCCACGAGACTCTGTTTGGGGACACTAGCTATGTTGTTCCGGAGGGAATACCCTTTGCCGAGACGTCAGTGAAAGTGGACACCGTTGCAAACCTCATCGAAGCGATGAGGGTGGCGCTCGTGAATGAAAAAACCGCCGAGAGGATATACCGCCACCTGGGTGAGGTACTACCCGAACACAGGGGCATATTCGGCTTCCTGGCCGCGCAGGAGCGGGCGCACTACGCATCTATAAGGAGCCACGTTGAGTACCTGGAAGATCTCACACAGGGACAGCCGGAATACGTGAACGCGCCGGTGGAGTTCTTCGGCGCCCAGCTGGAGCTATACCTCGGCCCACGCACCAGACGGTGA
- a CDS encoding ferritin family protein — MCMVEPLVKRAYETEKKAAASYTDGLGLIRGQGLKYTKVEEVVGRIAIDTIIHKHLMKAILEAQKELEKLAGEGPIEEVKEVELVPEQKALVKRFAEMHLEIEKDMIETYQRMAEKMTHPLFKGLAEALIENEKEHHRLLAELIAKYKE, encoded by the coding sequence ATGTGCATGGTTGAACCACTCGTTAAGAGGGCCTACGAGACCGAAAAGAAGGCCGCCGCGAGCTACACGGACGGTCTCGGCCTCATAAGGGGGCAGGGTCTGAAGTACACCAAGGTTGAGGAAGTCGTCGGCAGGATAGCCATAGACACGATAATACACAAGCACCTGATGAAGGCCATTCTGGAGGCCCAGAAGGAGCTGGAGAAGCTCGCGGGAGAAGGGCCCATAGAGGAGGTCAAGGAGGTCGAACTTGTACCGGAGCAGAAGGCCCTGGTCAAGCGCTTTGCCGAGATGCATCTGGAGATTGAAAAGGACATGATAGAGACCTACCAGAGGATGGCCGAGAAGATGACCCACCCCCTGTTTAAAGGTCTCGCCGAGGCACTTATTGAAAACGAGAAGGAGCACCACAGGCTCCTTGCAGAGCTCATAGCGAAATACAAGGAGTGA
- a CDS encoding ferritin, translated as MLSERMLKALNEQVTKEIFSAYFYLAIAAYFKDKGFDGFANWMEAQAEEELGHALRIYDYIFDRGGKVELERIEKPKGDFTSPLKAFEAVYLHEVGVTESIYKLVEIAEEEKDRATYQFLQWFIEEQVEEEATAKAIVDKLKIIGDNPQGLFMLDRELGQRQARLRSLLVQSGQ; from the coding sequence ATGCTGAGCGAAAGAATGCTCAAGGCCCTCAACGAGCAGGTGACGAAGGAAATCTTCTCCGCTTACTTCTACCTCGCCATAGCGGCCTACTTCAAGGACAAGGGCTTCGATGGCTTTGCGAACTGGATGGAGGCTCAGGCCGAGGAGGAACTCGGCCACGCGCTGAGGATATACGACTACATCTTCGACCGCGGCGGAAAGGTCGAGCTTGAGAGAATAGAAAAGCCCAAGGGGGACTTCACCAGCCCGCTGAAGGCCTTCGAAGCGGTTTACCTCCATGAGGTCGGCGTTACCGAGTCGATATACAAGCTCGTGGAGATAGCAGAGGAGGAAAAGGACCGTGCCACCTACCAGTTCCTTCAGTGGTTCATCGAGGAGCAGGTAGAGGAAGAGGCAACGGCCAAGGCGATAGTGGACAAGCTGAAGATTATCGGCGACAACCCTCAGGGCCTTTTCATGCTCGACAGGGAGCTTGGCCAGAGGCAGGCGAGGCTCAGGAGCCTGTTAGTCCAGTCGGGGCAGTGA
- a CDS encoding GNAT family N-acetyltransferase, whose protein sequence is MRIERVDEPLSLKDELVRFVFRVYQGTGGAYPALEWVEDKPSTDDFEGFREVYEPFLEFRLRDELDELYVLRDDEGKIAGTVALVYNLEGKDVWWVPDEIKDERTGLVEFFMVDPAYKGRGYGSRLLEFAIQRLRELGKVPYVITFPELEAYSYYIRKGFTKVMDYKEFVVLKKE, encoded by the coding sequence ATGAGGATTGAGAGGGTGGATGAGCCGCTTAGCCTTAAGGACGAACTGGTTCGCTTCGTCTTCAGGGTCTATCAGGGGACCGGCGGGGCTTACCCTGCCCTGGAGTGGGTGGAGGACAAGCCATCAACGGACGACTTCGAGGGATTCAGAGAAGTTTACGAACCGTTCCTTGAGTTTAGGCTTAGAGATGAGCTCGACGAGCTCTACGTTCTAAGGGATGACGAAGGAAAAATCGCCGGAACGGTTGCCCTCGTCTACAACCTCGAAGGCAAGGACGTCTGGTGGGTGCCGGACGAAATCAAAGACGAGAGGACGGGGCTCGTCGAGTTCTTCATGGTCGATCCGGCGTACAAGGGCAGGGGATACGGCTCCCGGCTGCTGGAATTTGCCATCCAGCGCCTCAGGGAGCTTGGAAAGGTTCCCTACGTGATAACCTTCCCGGAGCTTGAGGCTTATTCATATTATATAAGAAAGGGCTTCACCAAGGTGATGGATTACAAAGAATTTGTCGTGCTGAAAAAAGAATGA
- a CDS encoding ferritin family protein, producing the protein MLAEKPYLLGREKPLSKREIAQALRWAIEAELDAISFYEQLAELIEDERIKHIFYDVANEEKEHVGEFLAALLEVDEELVKYMKEGFEEVEEETGIKVEL; encoded by the coding sequence ATGCTCGCTGAAAAGCCCTACCTCCTGGGGAGGGAGAAGCCCCTCTCAAAGAGGGAAATAGCCCAGGCCTTACGCTGGGCCATCGAGGCCGAGCTCGACGCTATAAGCTTCTACGAACAGCTGGCGGAGCTCATAGAGGACGAGAGGATAAAGCACATCTTCTACGACGTCGCCAACGAGGAGAAGGAGCACGTTGGGGAGTTCCTAGCGGCGCTCCTTGAAGTTGATGAGGAGCTCGTAAAGTACATGAAGGAAGGCTTCGAGGAAGTTGAGGAAGAGACCGGCATAAAGGTCGAACTGTGA
- a CDS encoding class II SORL domain-containing protein: protein MLSGTIKSGDWKGEKHVPVIEYEKDGDLVKVEVSVGKEIPHPNTPEHHIAWIELYFHPEEENFPILVGRVAFTNHSDPLTEPRAVFFFKTQKKGKLYALSYCNIHGLWENEVTLE, encoded by the coding sequence ATGCTTAGCGGAACCATAAAGAGTGGAGACTGGAAGGGGGAGAAGCACGTCCCCGTTATAGAGTACGAGAAGGACGGCGACCTCGTGAAGGTCGAGGTCAGCGTCGGCAAGGAGATACCTCACCCGAACACCCCGGAGCACCACATAGCCTGGATCGAGCTCTACTTCCACCCAGAGGAAGAGAACTTCCCGATTCTCGTCGGCAGGGTTGCATTCACCAACCACAGTGATCCGCTCACCGAGCCGAGGGCAGTGTTCTTCTTTAAGACTCAGAAGAAAGGCAAGCTCTACGCCCTGAGCTACTGCAACATCCACGGCCTCTGGGAGAACGAGGTCACGCTCGAGTGA
- the rd gene encoding rubredoxin, translating into MAKWKCIVCGYIYDEDEGDPDSGVEPGTKFEDLPEDWVCPLCGAPKDMFEKIE; encoded by the coding sequence ATGGCCAAATGGAAGTGTATAGTATGCGGCTACATCTACGATGAGGACGAGGGCGACCCGGACAGCGGGGTTGAGCCGGGAACCAAGTTTGAGGACCTTCCGGAGGACTGGGTCTGCCCGCTCTGCGGCGCTCCAAAAGACATGTTTGAAAAGATAGAGTGA
- a CDS encoding ferritin family protein, whose product MVPPELDEGLPLERIKDFSLEELLGMAIKAEIGARKFYQSLAERIEIETLKEKIEWLAGEEGKHEALLRKMYGAMFPGKEVVFPKEHIGPELKPVARELHGAQDIIDLIRWAMRAEEIAAHFYEEVEKIVETEDRKRLMRYLSDMEKGHYYTLRAEYELLLDWEMYSQMMHVGP is encoded by the coding sequence ATGGTTCCACCAGAGTTGGACGAGGGGCTTCCCCTCGAAAGGATTAAGGACTTCTCCCTTGAGGAACTCCTTGGGATGGCCATAAAGGCCGAGATTGGGGCGAGGAAATTCTACCAGAGCCTCGCAGAGAGGATAGAGATAGAAACCCTGAAAGAGAAAATAGAGTGGCTCGCAGGAGAAGAGGGCAAGCACGAGGCCCTGCTCAGGAAGATGTACGGGGCAATGTTCCCCGGGAAGGAGGTCGTGTTCCCCAAGGAGCACATAGGCCCAGAACTGAAACCCGTTGCCAGGGAACTCCACGGCGCCCAAGATATAATAGACCTCATCAGATGGGCTATGCGAGCGGAGGAGATAGCGGCTCACTTCTACGAGGAGGTCGAGAAGATAGTCGAGACCGAAGACAGAAAAAGGCTCATGCGCTACCTCAGCGACATGGAGAAGGGTCACTATTACACCCTACGCGCCGAATACGAGCTCCTCCTCGACTGGGAGATGTACAGCCAGATGATGCACGTTGGCCCGTGA